In Cyanobium sp. AMD-g, one genomic interval encodes:
- a CDS encoding aminotransferase class I/II-fold pyridoxal phosphate-dependent enzyme, which translates to MDADGLRPPWRQRLHDGLAALQQQRRRRLRSFRPTDGTALEEETGEAPGAGVPLLDLASNDYLGLSRHPGVIAAARAELERSGLGAGASRLVTGTRPVHLQLEAALGAWLGRERVLLFPSGFQANLAAVTALADRCALVCADRHVHHSLLAGVRASGARLVRFAHNDLEDLERRLAQARSSQPDQTRLVLSESLFSMEGTSPDVPALAALCRRHGALLLLDEAHALGVLGPGGRGLAHGLEGVHLVSGTFGKAFGSGGAFLAGDALLGDYLLQASGAFRYTTALAPPLAAGALAALVQIEAQPQIATELLARAHRWRQALAAAGWPRPAGHGPVLPLLVGDDGAALALQEHLEAAGLLAVAIRPPTVPAGTARLRLVLRQDLPRGTLPRLIGALGPAPSPPTP; encoded by the coding sequence TTGGATGCCGACGGCCTGAGGCCCCCCTGGCGGCAGCGGCTCCATGACGGGCTCGCCGCCCTGCAGCAGCAACGACGGCGGCGGCTGCGCAGTTTCCGCCCCACCGATGGCACCGCCCTGGAGGAGGAGACCGGGGAAGCACCAGGCGCTGGCGTGCCGCTGCTGGATCTGGCCAGCAACGACTACCTCGGTCTGAGTCGCCATCCCGGTGTGATCGCCGCGGCCCGGGCGGAACTCGAACGCAGTGGCCTGGGGGCCGGCGCTTCGCGGCTGGTCACCGGCACCCGTCCGGTGCATCTGCAGCTGGAGGCCGCCCTGGGCGCCTGGCTGGGCCGGGAGCGGGTGCTGCTGTTCCCCAGTGGCTTTCAGGCCAACCTGGCGGCGGTCACGGCCCTGGCCGATCGGTGTGCCCTGGTCTGCGCCGACCGCCACGTGCATCACTCGCTGCTGGCCGGGGTGCGCGCCAGCGGGGCGCGGCTGGTGCGCTTCGCCCACAACGACCTGGAGGACCTCGAGCGGCGGCTGGCCCAGGCCCGCTCCAGCCAACCCGACCAGACCCGGCTGGTGCTCAGCGAAAGCCTGTTCAGCATGGAGGGCACCAGTCCCGACGTGCCGGCCCTGGCCGCCCTGTGCCGGCGCCACGGGGCCCTGCTGCTCCTCGATGAAGCCCATGCCCTGGGGGTGCTGGGGCCCGGCGGCCGCGGCCTGGCCCATGGCCTGGAGGGGGTGCATCTGGTCAGCGGCACCTTCGGCAAGGCCTTCGGCAGCGGTGGCGCCTTCCTCGCCGGCGACGCACTGCTGGGCGACTATCTGCTGCAGGCCAGCGGCGCCTTCCGCTACACCACCGCCCTGGCACCGCCCCTGGCGGCCGGGGCCCTGGCGGCCCTGGTGCAGATCGAGGCCCAGCCCCAGATCGCCACGGAGCTGCTGGCGCGGGCGCACCGCTGGCGGCAGGCCCTGGCGGCGGCGGGCTGGCCGCGGCCCGCCGGTCACGGGCCCGTGCTGCCGTTGCTGGTGGGGGACGACGGGGCCGCCCTGGCCCTGCAGGAGCACCTCGAGGCCGCCGGCCTGCTGGCGGTGGCGATCCGCCCCCCGACGGTGCCGGCCGGGACGGCCCGACTGCGGTTGGTGCTGCGCCAGGATCTTCCCCGCGGAACCCTGCCTCGCCTGATCGGGGCCCTCGGCCCGGCCCCGTCCCCCCCCACCCCTTGA
- a CDS encoding alpha/beta fold hydrolase, which translates to MAPSAPASLQVIAMHGWAGDGANWNAWQEVSAPFGWCWACGERGYGCRTPLNPGWDGAGRRVVIGHSMGPHLLDATVLAGAEAVVLLAGFGRFVPPGAEGRRVRAALAGMAAQLAEGPSDAETALRAQTLLRRFLAEAASPDPAELLPPGPADQPVGAAGRERLRQDLALLERSEGLPAGFPTEARVLIVEAEADRIVVPQSRALLRQALPQADLVRLPGAGHCLLGSPVMAPVLEWLQSLEAA; encoded by the coding sequence ATGGCCCCCAGCGCCCCCGCCAGCCTCCAGGTGATCGCCATGCACGGCTGGGCCGGCGATGGCGCCAACTGGAACGCCTGGCAGGAGGTGAGCGCTCCTTTTGGCTGGTGCTGGGCCTGCGGTGAGCGGGGCTATGGCTGCCGCACCCCGCTCAACCCCGGCTGGGACGGAGCCGGCCGCCGGGTCGTGATCGGTCATTCGATGGGTCCCCACCTGCTGGACGCCACGGTGCTCGCCGGAGCCGAGGCCGTCGTGCTGCTGGCCGGCTTCGGCCGCTTCGTGCCGCCGGGGGCGGAGGGCCGCCGGGTGCGCGCCGCCCTGGCCGGCATGGCCGCCCAGCTGGCCGAGGGTCCCAGCGACGCCGAAACGGCCCTGCGGGCCCAGACCCTGCTGCGGCGGTTTCTGGCCGAAGCGGCCAGCCCCGATCCCGCCGAACTGCTGCCGCCCGGTCCTGCCGACCAGCCGGTGGGGGCGGCGGGCCGGGAGCGGCTGCGCCAGGACCTGGCTCTGCTGGAGCGCAGCGAAGGCCTGCCGGCGGGCTTCCCCACGGAGGCCCGGGTGCTGATCGTGGAGGCCGAAGCCGACCGCATCGTGGTTCCCCAGAGCCGCGCCCTGCTGCGGCAGGCGCTGCCCCAGGCTGATCTGGTGAGGCTGCCGGGGGCCGGCCACTGCCTGCTGGGCAGCCCGGTGATGGCGCCGGTGCTGGAGTGGCTGCAGAGCCTGGAGGCGGCATGA
- a CDS encoding SAM-dependent methyltransferase has translation MSSLLSATDTRAGLSDRVRHHFGRQAAAYETQALLQRAVACRLGRLCRTLPLPAGPRADLGAGSGLLSRALPAHGLLQLDLCSELLRCNPQQPQLLWDLNDGLPSALQGAALLASNFALQWLDDPAGQLGRWCGALAPGGWLVLAVPTAGSFPQWRRAATAAGVPCTALDLPAADGLLRAAAAAGLRTRHSRLLRFSRPRQGGLAALRHLKRLGADANRRPPLAAGELRRLLAHWPQQTPLTWEVLLLIGHRSHPDTPAP, from the coding sequence ATGAGCAGCCTGCTGTCCGCGACCGACACCAGGGCTGGCCTCAGTGACCGGGTGCGCCATCACTTCGGGCGCCAGGCGGCGGCCTACGAGACCCAGGCCCTCCTGCAGCGGGCTGTGGCCTGCCGCCTGGGGCGCCTCTGCCGCACTCTGCCCCTGCCCGCCGGGCCCCGCGCCGACCTGGGGGCCGGCAGCGGCCTGCTGTCGCGGGCGCTGCCGGCCCACGGGCTGCTGCAGCTCGACCTCTGCTCCGAACTGCTGCGCTGCAACCCCCAGCAGCCCCAGCTGCTGTGGGACCTCAACGACGGGCTGCCCTCGGCATTGCAGGGGGCGGCCCTGCTGGCCTCGAATTTCGCGCTGCAGTGGCTCGACGATCCGGCCGGCCAGCTGGGCCGCTGGTGCGGCGCCCTGGCCCCGGGCGGCTGGCTGGTTCTGGCGGTGCCCACCGCCGGCAGCTTCCCCCAGTGGCGCCGGGCCGCCACCGCCGCCGGGGTGCCCTGCACAGCCCTGGATCTGCCGGCGGCCGACGGGCTGCTCCGCGCCGCCGCCGCCGCCGGGCTTCGGACCCGCCACAGCCGGCTGCTGCGCTTCAGCCGGCCGCGGCAGGGGGGGCTGGCCGCCCTGCGCCACCTGAAGCGCCTCGGCGCCGACGCCAACCGGCGGCCGCCCCTGGCGGCCGGGGAGCTGCGCCGGCTTCTGGCCCACTGGCCCCAGCAGACGCCCCTCACCTGGGAGGTGCTGCTGCTGATCGGCCACCGAAGCCACCCTGACACCCCCGCCCCATGA
- the bioD gene encoding dethiobiotin synthase: protein MSPPLQLVVCGTDTDVGKTVVSALLVQGLGAHYWKPVQSGLEDGGDSGRVQRLLDLPPERLWPEAYRLTAPVSPHWAAERDGLSIDPARLALPAWDGPLVVETAGGLLVPLRRHWLQIDQIAVWGLPVLLVARSGLGTLNHTLLSLEALKRRSIPVLGLVLNGEPHPDNPRTLAALGGVPVLAELPPLDPLDREGLERQWQRSGLARSLQP, encoded by the coding sequence ATGAGTCCCCCCCTGCAACTGGTGGTCTGCGGCACCGACACCGACGTGGGCAAGACCGTGGTGAGCGCCCTGCTGGTGCAGGGGCTGGGGGCCCATTACTGGAAACCGGTCCAGAGCGGCCTGGAGGACGGTGGCGACAGCGGCCGGGTGCAGCGGCTGCTCGACTTGCCCCCGGAGCGGCTGTGGCCGGAGGCCTACCGCCTCACGGCCCCCGTCTCCCCCCACTGGGCGGCCGAACGGGATGGCCTCAGCATCGATCCGGCCCGGCTGGCCCTGCCGGCCTGGGACGGGCCCCTGGTGGTGGAAACGGCGGGGGGGCTGCTGGTGCCCCTGCGACGCCACTGGCTGCAGATCGATCAGATCGCCGTCTGGGGCCTGCCGGTGCTGCTGGTCGCCCGCAGCGGCCTGGGCACCCTCAACCACACCCTGCTGTCCCTGGAGGCCCTCAAGCGGCGTTCAATCCCCGTCCTCGGCCTGGTGCTCAACGGCGAGCCCCACCCCGACAACCCCCGCACCCTGGCCGCGCTCGGCGGGGTGCCGGTGCTGGCGGAACTGCCGCCGCTGGATCCCCTCGACCGGGAGGGCCTGGAGCGGCAATGGCAGCGCAGTGGTCTGGCCCGTAGCCTGCAGCCATGA
- the bioA gene encoding adenosylmethionine--8-amino-7-oxononanoate transaminase, which produces MPLSDPGWHPHLWHPFTQVATADPPLRVVCAEGALLELDDGRRLIDAISSWWVTLHGHGEPSIAAAIAGQARRLEQVGFSDFRHPAAEQLAERLAACSGLERLFFSDNGSTAVEVALKIAWQWWRNRGEPRQQLIAFDGAYHGDTFGAMAVGERSLFSEAFEPLLFAVARAPWPATWWDDDGVEAREAAALARLEQLLATPTAAVILEPLLQGAGGMALVREGFLRQVEALVRASGALLIADEVMTGFGRSGHLFACQRAGIRPDLMALSKGLTGGFLPMGVTLAREAIYAGFIGTAPGLTLFHGHSFTANPLGCAAALASLDLLQDRPERHQQFEARHRPHLEALARHRLVRRPRLLGSVAAFEVATDQPGYLNPVGPRLQRLALERGVFLRPLGQVVYLLPPLCLDDDQLAHCYAIIAAALDGL; this is translated from the coding sequence ATGCCGCTGAGTGATCCCGGCTGGCATCCCCACCTCTGGCACCCCTTCACCCAGGTGGCCACGGCCGACCCGCCCCTGCGGGTGGTGTGCGCTGAAGGCGCCCTGCTGGAGCTCGATGACGGCCGCCGGCTGATCGACGCCATCAGCAGCTGGTGGGTGACCCTGCACGGCCACGGGGAGCCCAGCATCGCCGCCGCCATCGCCGGCCAGGCCCGCCGCCTCGAACAGGTGGGCTTCTCCGATTTCCGCCACCCGGCCGCCGAACAGCTGGCCGAGCGCCTGGCCGCCTGCAGCGGACTGGAGCGGCTGTTCTTCTCCGACAACGGCTCCACGGCGGTGGAGGTGGCCCTGAAGATCGCCTGGCAGTGGTGGCGCAACCGGGGCGAACCACGCCAGCAACTGATCGCCTTCGATGGGGCCTATCACGGCGACACCTTCGGCGCCATGGCGGTGGGGGAGCGCTCCCTGTTCTCAGAGGCGTTCGAGCCGCTGCTGTTCGCCGTGGCCCGGGCCCCCTGGCCCGCCACCTGGTGGGACGACGACGGGGTGGAGGCGCGGGAGGCCGCCGCCCTGGCGCGGCTGGAGCAGCTCCTGGCGACGCCCACCGCGGCGGTGATTCTTGAACCCCTGCTGCAGGGGGCCGGCGGCATGGCCCTGGTGCGGGAAGGGTTTCTGCGCCAGGTGGAGGCGTTGGTGCGCGCCAGCGGGGCCCTGCTGATCGCCGATGAGGTGATGACGGGCTTCGGCCGCAGCGGCCATCTGTTCGCCTGCCAGCGGGCCGGGATCCGCCCCGACCTGATGGCCCTCTCCAAGGGGCTCACGGGCGGCTTCCTGCCCATGGGGGTCACCCTGGCCCGGGAGGCCATCTACGCGGGCTTCATCGGCACCGCCCCGGGCCTGACGCTCTTCCACGGCCACAGCTTCACCGCCAACCCCCTGGGCTGCGCCGCTGCCCTGGCCAGCCTCGATCTGCTGCAGGACCGTCCGGAGCGCCACCAGCAGTTCGAGGCCCGCCACCGCCCCCACCTGGAGGCGCTGGCACGCCACCGGCTGGTGCGGCGGCCGCGGCTGCTGGGCAGCGTCGCCGCCTTCGAGGTGGCCACGGATCAGCCCGGCTACCTCAATCCGGTGGGGCCGAGGCTGCAGCGGCTGGCGCTGGAGCGGGGCGTGTTCCTTCGGCCCCTGGGGCAGGTGGTCTACCTGCTGCCGCCGCTGTGCCTCGACGACGACCAGCTGGCCCATTGCTACGCCATCATCGCCGCCGCCCTCGACGGCCTCTGA
- a CDS encoding DUF3143 domain-containing protein, whose product MTLLPPAATPLYNHPLPALEAWLRQLGAAQSRTNIAHWDLHRPEWSARIAMEVEELRVSWHQEGRTTARQFPYGLSRADVEAAILAGP is encoded by the coding sequence GTGACCCTGCTGCCCCCTGCGGCCACCCCCCTCTACAACCATCCCCTGCCCGCCCTGGAGGCCTGGCTGCGCCAGCTTGGCGCCGCCCAGTCGCGCACCAACATCGCCCACTGGGACCTGCACCGCCCCGAATGGAGCGCCCGCATCGCGATGGAGGTGGAGGAGCTGCGGGTGAGCTGGCACCAGGAGGGCCGCACCACGGCACGCCAGTTCCCCTATGGGCTTTCTCGGGCCGATGTGGAGGCGGCGATCCTGGCGGGTCCCTGA
- a CDS encoding J domain-containing protein, with amino-acid sequence MSATAKPPTHYQVLQLQPTATDQELRQAFRGLSKRYHPDTTALPASEAEVAFRQLRQAYAVLSDPAARRLYDAALLQSALPAPVQRPPAVAVVRPMSVRRALSGGEWFALLLLALALVLSLVLGLGVAWARGAELMAWPSWWADLETASAPMPRASLVGAPPPVAGAPLSPDASPASPSQPLPIRP; translated from the coding sequence ATGTCCGCCACAGCCAAGCCCCCCACCCACTACCAGGTGCTGCAGCTGCAGCCCACCGCCACCGATCAGGAGCTGCGGCAGGCGTTCCGGGGGCTGAGCAAGCGCTACCACCCCGACACCACCGCCCTGCCCGCCAGCGAGGCCGAAGTGGCCTTCCGGCAGCTCCGCCAGGCCTATGCCGTGCTGAGTGACCCCGCCGCCCGGCGGCTCTATGACGCCGCCCTGCTGCAGAGCGCCCTGCCGGCCCCGGTCCAGCGCCCCCCGGCCGTGGCCGTCGTCCGGCCGATGTCGGTGCGCCGGGCCTTGTCGGGCGGTGAATGGTTCGCCCTGCTGCTGCTGGCCCTGGCCCTGGTGCTCAGCCTGGTGCTGGGACTGGGTGTGGCCTGGGCGCGGGGCGCCGAACTGATGGCCTGGCCCAGCTGGTGGGCCGACCTCGAGACGGCTTCGGCCCCGATGCCACGCGCGTCCCTGGTCGGCGCGCCCCCACCGGTCGCCGGGGCTCCGCTTTCACCCGACGCCTCCCCAGCCAGCCCCAGCCAGCCCCTGCCGATCCGACCGTGA
- a CDS encoding 16S rRNA (guanine(527)-N(7))-methyltransferase RsmG: MAASPDPSAPPDAGLWQALGWTPDDGQLAALVALQEQLRLWNGRVNLTRLVEGDDFWVAQVFDSLWPWVPLLNAPGGVADGLELIDVGTGGGFPGLALAIALPTARITLVDSVGRKLEAVRAMARSLGLQEGRLRLRCERVERTGRSPDCRGRFDRAMARAVASAPVVAEYLVPLLKPDGLALLYRGQWGADDQRDLEAAVGVLRATVDPALRLDLPAGRGVRHGLWLRPAGPCPSSYPRAVGVPQKTPIAPGAITPGA, from the coding sequence ATGGCCGCCAGCCCCGACCCCAGCGCCCCCCCCGATGCCGGCCTGTGGCAGGCGTTGGGCTGGACCCCCGACGACGGCCAGCTGGCGGCGCTGGTGGCCCTGCAGGAGCAGCTGAGGCTCTGGAACGGCCGGGTCAACCTCACCCGCCTGGTGGAGGGCGACGATTTCTGGGTCGCCCAGGTGTTCGACAGCCTCTGGCCCTGGGTGCCCCTGCTGAACGCCCCCGGCGGCGTTGCCGACGGCCTGGAGCTGATCGATGTGGGTACCGGCGGCGGCTTTCCCGGCCTGGCGCTGGCGATCGCCCTGCCCACGGCACGGATCACCCTGGTGGATTCGGTGGGCCGCAAGCTGGAGGCCGTGCGGGCCATGGCACGCAGCCTGGGGCTCCAGGAGGGGCGGCTGCGCCTGCGCTGCGAACGGGTCGAGCGCACCGGCCGCTCCCCGGACTGCCGCGGCCGCTTCGATCGGGCCATGGCCCGCGCCGTGGCCAGCGCGCCGGTGGTGGCCGAATACCTGGTGCCGTTGCTGAAGCCCGACGGCCTGGCCCTGCTCTACCGGGGCCAGTGGGGGGCCGACGACCAGCGTGACCTGGAGGCGGCCGTCGGGGTGCTGCGGGCGACGGTGGATCCGGCCTTGCGCCTTGACTTGCCGGCGGGCCGGGGGGTGCGTCACGGCCTGTGGCTTCGGCCGGCCGGCCCATGCCCCTCCTCCTACCCCCGGGCCGTGGGGGTGCCCCAGAAGACGCCGATCGCGCCAGGGGCCATCACGCCAGGGGCCTAG
- a CDS encoding aldo/keto reductase has protein sequence MPVLSLGGMRFQQSWSDLPPEAVEAESQDRLEATLRAAIAAGLHHIETARHYGTSERQLGWLLPRLPDPRRLLQTKVPPSADPGAFEADLRTSFERLGLTGEAGRVDLLAIHGLNTPELLDQTLRPGGCRDVARRWQEAGRIGHVGFSTHAPLPLILEAIASDQFDYINLHWYFIRQDNLPAIEAATAHDMGVFVISPTDKGGHLHNPSQRLCELCAPLHPIVFNDLFCLSAPGLHTISVGAAGPQDFALHLEAVALLPQAGELLPPILARLEQARREALGEEWLASWDRGLPAWENTPGRINLPVLLWLHNLLEAWDLEAYGRARYGLLGQGGHWFPGENADALDGTVSEAELRAVLGASPWAAEIPDRLRRLRQRLGGGAVKRLQVA, from the coding sequence ATGCCGGTGCTCTCACTTGGGGGCATGCGCTTTCAGCAGAGCTGGAGCGATCTGCCGCCCGAGGCGGTGGAGGCCGAGAGCCAGGACCGGCTGGAGGCCACCCTCCGGGCCGCCATCGCAGCGGGCCTGCATCACATCGAAACCGCCCGCCACTACGGCACCTCCGAGCGGCAGCTGGGTTGGCTGCTGCCGCGGCTGCCGGATCCCCGGCGCCTCCTGCAGACCAAGGTCCCCCCCAGCGCCGACCCGGGCGCCTTTGAGGCCGACCTGCGGACCAGTTTCGAGCGGCTGGGTCTGACGGGCGAAGCGGGCCGGGTCGACCTGCTGGCCATCCACGGCCTCAACACGCCGGAACTGCTCGATCAGACCCTGCGCCCCGGTGGTTGCCGAGACGTGGCCCGCCGCTGGCAGGAGGCGGGCCGGATCGGCCACGTGGGCTTCTCCACCCATGCGCCACTGCCCCTGATCCTGGAAGCGATCGCCAGCGACCAGTTCGATTACATCAACCTGCACTGGTACTTCATCCGCCAGGACAACCTGCCCGCGATCGAGGCCGCCACCGCCCACGACATGGGGGTGTTCGTGATCAGCCCCACCGACAAGGGGGGCCACCTGCACAACCCGTCGCAGCGCCTCTGCGAGCTGTGTGCCCCCTTGCATCCGATCGTCTTCAACGACCTGTTCTGCCTGTCGGCCCCTGGCCTCCACACGATCAGCGTCGGCGCCGCCGGCCCCCAGGATTTCGCCCTGCATCTGGAGGCCGTGGCGCTGCTGCCCCAGGCCGGGGAGCTGCTGCCGCCGATCCTGGCCCGACTCGAGCAGGCGCGCCGTGAGGCCCTCGGGGAGGAATGGCTTGCCAGCTGGGACCGGGGTCTGCCGGCCTGGGAGAACACCCCCGGCCGCATCAACCTGCCGGTGCTGCTCTGGTTGCACAACCTGCTGGAGGCCTGGGACCTGGAGGCCTACGGCCGGGCCCGCTACGGCCTGCTGGGCCAGGGGGGGCACTGGTTCCCGGGGGAGAACGCCGATGCCCTTGATGGCACGGTGAGCGAGGCCGAGCTGCGGGCGGTGCTGGGGGCCAGCCCCTGGGCCGCCGAGATCCCCGACCGGCTGCGGCGGTTGCGCCAGCGGCTGGGGGGTGGGGCGGTGAAGCGCCTGCAGGTGGCCTAG
- a CDS encoding ferredoxin, producing MSTTGPSAGLDPALAFRTAAAPESEATGLEPVLGGALRQQAVWVDEAVCIGCRYCAHVAGNTFVVEPDWGRSRVLRQDGDSTERIQEAIDTCPVDCIHWVAYEQLPTLRAQLDEQEIQPLGLPSQGRRRRTLPRSTPPAP from the coding sequence GTGAGCACAACGGGCCCCTCCGCCGGCCTCGATCCCGCCCTGGCCTTTCGCACCGCGGCGGCCCCGGAGTCGGAGGCGACAGGGCTGGAGCCGGTGCTTGGCGGTGCCCTGCGGCAGCAGGCCGTCTGGGTGGATGAGGCCGTCTGCATCGGCTGTCGCTACTGCGCCCACGTGGCCGGCAACACCTTCGTGGTGGAGCCGGACTGGGGCCGCTCCCGGGTCCTGCGCCAGGACGGGGACAGCACCGAACGGATCCAGGAAGCGATCGACACCTGCCCCGTGGACTGCATCCACTGGGTGGCCTACGAGCAGCTGCCGACCCTGAGGGCCCAGCTCGACGAGCAGGAGATCCAGCCCCTGGGACTGCCCTCCCAGGGCCGCCGCCGCCGCACCCTGCCCCGATCCACCCCGCCAGCGCCGTGA
- a CDS encoding DUF1257 domain-containing protein, with translation MSHFSTVKTELRDRQALVEALCDLGHPPAEGSCQVRGYRGQTVTADMAIAQADGVDIGFRLNPDSGSYELVTDLELWKQPIPVERFLAKLTQRYALRSILASTAEEGFQVSEQTSHLDGSIELVVTRWDA, from the coding sequence ATGTCGCACTTCAGCACCGTCAAAACCGAGCTGCGCGATCGCCAGGCCCTGGTGGAAGCCCTCTGCGACCTGGGCCACCCGCCCGCCGAGGGCTCCTGCCAGGTGCGGGGCTACCGCGGCCAGACGGTGACCGCCGACATGGCCATTGCCCAGGCCGATGGGGTGGACATCGGTTTCCGCCTCAACCCCGACAGCGGCAGCTACGAGCTGGTCACCGACCTGGAGCTCTGGAAGCAGCCCATCCCTGTGGAGCGTTTCCTGGCCAAGCTCACCCAGCGCTACGCCCTGCGCAGCATCCTGGCCAGCACCGCCGAGGAGGGCTTCCAGGTGAGCGAGCAGACCAGCCACCTCGACGGCAGCATCGAACTGGTGGTGACCCGCTGGGACGCCTGA
- a CDS encoding DUF2997 domain-containing protein, whose amino-acid sequence MAQRSIRFRIRPDGRVEELVEGVQGEGCSQLTERIEARLGSVQQRQSTAEAFQAQPLDLQDPQVVVQHHGT is encoded by the coding sequence ATGGCCCAACGCTCCATCCGCTTCCGCATTCGTCCTGACGGACGGGTGGAGGAACTCGTGGAAGGTGTGCAGGGCGAGGGTTGTTCCCAGCTCACGGAGCGGATCGAGGCCAGGCTGGGCAGCGTCCAGCAACGCCAGAGCACCGCGGAAGCGTTCCAGGCCCAACCCCTCGATCTCCAGGACCCCCAGGTGGTCGTCCAGCACCACGGCACCTGA
- a CDS encoding HEAT repeat domain-containing protein, with translation MPEDGLPFPETTHELALDPEVLARELAQELLGDPLDEIDSVAPSSSDVAAECDLGIELLKGGREERLQGLRIFCEHRDPRAIPLLLPLLKAGCPIVRMSAVYALGRNPHPLAVEPLLGLLGADDNGYVRKAVAWSLGNYPEAPVLNPLIRALEMDISAVRLWAASSLADAGATGVAKADPAAAQLLLTLRIDSEPAVRSNSAWSLGRLYTDLVEPRQRDVVEALLHTMLHDGDSTVRDEARMALEQLEQPEVLERLQTLVDEGLIS, from the coding sequence ATGCCGGAAGACGGCCTGCCCTTTCCCGAAACCACCCATGAGCTGGCCCTCGACCCGGAGGTGCTGGCCCGGGAACTGGCGCAGGAGTTGCTGGGCGACCCGCTCGATGAGATCGACAGCGTTGCTCCCTCCAGCTCCGATGTGGCCGCCGAGTGTGACCTCGGCATCGAGCTGCTGAAGGGGGGGCGTGAGGAGCGTCTGCAGGGGCTGCGCATCTTCTGCGAGCACCGGGATCCCCGAGCCATTCCGCTGCTGCTGCCGTTGCTCAAGGCCGGCTGTCCGATCGTGCGCATGAGCGCCGTCTACGCCCTGGGGCGCAACCCCCACCCCCTGGCGGTGGAGCCCCTGCTGGGCCTGCTGGGGGCCGACGACAACGGCTACGTGCGCAAGGCCGTGGCCTGGAGCCTGGGCAATTATCCCGAGGCCCCCGTGCTCAACCCGCTGATCCGGGCCCTGGAGATGGACATCTCGGCCGTGCGGCTGTGGGCGGCCAGCTCCCTGGCCGATGCCGGCGCCACCGGCGTGGCCAAGGCCGACCCCGCTGCCGCCCAGCTGCTCCTGACCCTGCGCATCGACAGTGAACCGGCCGTGCGCAGCAACAGTGCCTGGTCGTTGGGGCGCCTCTACACCGATCTGGTGGAACCGCGCCAGCGGGACGTGGTGGAAGCCTTGCTGCACACGATGCTGCACGACGGTGATTCCACCGTCCGCGACGAAGCCCGGATGGCCCTGGAGCAGTTGGAGCAACCCGAGGTGCTCGAACGGCTCCAGACCCTGGTGGACGAGGGCCTGATCAGCTGA